The Arachis hypogaea cultivar Tifrunner chromosome 19, arahy.Tifrunner.gnm2.J5K5, whole genome shotgun sequence genome has a window encoding:
- the LOC112778173 gene encoding protein FAR1-RELATED SEQUENCE 5-like — MKGKAPTSIITDGDRQMKYVIEQVFPEAHHRLCAWHLLQNATSNIGKPKFTRMFRDCVLGDYEVGTFQRKWFEMVEKFGIADKRWVQDMYERRHSWATAHIRGKFFARFRTTSRVCAMRVVDSEDNGSYFIHTISRYGTPGKDWRVVAMSDLSEVRCTCMRMECFGVLCEHIIAVLVLNNVHEIPSSLILPRWTKDAKVATV, encoded by the exons ATGAAAGGGAAGGCTCCCACGTCCATAATAACCGACGGTGATAGGCAAATGAAGTATGTGATCGAGCAAGTTTTTCCAGAGGCTCACCATCGACTATGTGCTTGGCATCTACTCCAAAACGCCACGAGCAACATCGGAAAGCCTAAATTCACCAGGATGTTTAGGGATTGCGTGCTTGGCGACTACGAGGTCGGAACATTCCAGAGAAAGTGGTTTGAGATGGTTGAGAAATTTGGCATCGCCGATAAAAGATGGGTACAAGACATGTACGAGAGAAGACACAGTTGGGCCACAGCACACATACGAGGAAAGTTCTTTGCCAGATTTCGCACAACCTCAAG GGTCTGTGCAATGAGGGTGGTTGATTCTGAAGACAACGGTTCGTATTTTATCCACACCATCTCTCGATACGGCACTCCGGGGAAGGATTGGCGTGTTGTTGCAATGTCTGATTTGAGCGAGGTCCGATGCACGTGCATGAGAATGGAATGTTTCGGGGTCCTCTGTGAACATATAATTGCGGTGCTTGTTCTTAACAATGTTCATGAGATCCCAAGTTCTCTAATATTGCCGAGATGGACCAAGGATGCAAAAGTTGCGACGGTGTAG